GTCCTTCAGAGGAGGTTGTAAAGCTGCACATACACTGGCCTGTGAGCAGCGCTCTTTGATTTAAATCCTTACAAGCAATTACAGTTGCTCATCCAGGATTCACTCAGCCATATGGCAGCATCAGCATTCAGATGGTTCCTCAATatcctttctttcctctgaaTCTTGACCTTGTATCCAGCTGTTTAAAGAGGACAGACACTGGTTACTTTGCAGCACAGCTCAAAACAGGAGTCATCTTTGTACAGAATAGACAGAATAGgatttaatttaaacattatCAGCCAGTTGTTTTCAATAGCCTTTCTGTTTCATTATGCACTGTCACTTTGGGAAAACCCAGCTTGCAGACACATCAGGAAAGATAGAAGATAAAACATTCCCTGTTCAATTTCACTTCCCACCAGTTCCTAGTTGCACTAAGTGCAATGTAATTATCACAGACTTACCATTGACCTCTTGCACTCAAAAAACGATGTCTGCAGAGCTTTGCAGTGGCCTTCCTTCAAACACTCACTGGGCATCTTCCCCTCCTGACAAATTACAGTAAGAAACCAGTTAGAATACACTGGGTCATTCCCATGAGCAAAATCTGCATTCCCTAACAAGAGCCTCAATCATTGGCTTCCAGTCCTGTCTGAATCTGAGTTGGCATATTACTCACTAAACTCCACAGAGAAAAAAGACTGGGGAATACTGATTCATTCCATCTGGTGTGTAGCTTTTCCTTCCTAAGACAACACAATACAATTTACAGATCAGTTCATCCAAAATAGAGGAACAAATAAGTAAGAGTGTGTAGTGCTGAAACCTGTAGTcaagtgacagaaaattaatctattATGATCTTGTTTAAGGATTAAACGCTCAGGcaattttaatataaatttcATAAATTTCAATCAAGTTAAACATAGTAAGACTGCTGATCAGATGTTACAAACAGatataaaacatatacagtggtgtgaaaaagtgtttgccccttcctgatttttttttttgcatgtttgtcacacttaaatgtttcagatcatcaaacaaattgaaatattagtcaaagataacacaagtaaacacaaaatgcagtttttaaaaggaaggttgttattattaaggaaaaacaaaatctaaacctggattcaggtcaggactttgagtaggccactccaaagtttgttcttcagccattcagagaccccacaacaacatccaaagaactgcaggcctcactcgcctcagttaaggtcagtgttcatgactccaccataagaaagagactgggccaAAATGGCCggcatggcagagctccaagacgaaaaccactgctgagcaaaaagaacattaaggctcgtctcatttttgccagaaaacatcttgatgatccccaagacttttgggaacaTACTCTGTGGACtaacgagacaaaagttgaacttttcgGAAgttgtgtgtcccattacatctggcgtaaaagtaacgccacattttagaaaaagaacatcataccaacagtaaaatatggtggtggtagtgtgatggtctggggctgttttgctgcttcaggacctggaagacttgctgtgat
This Siniperca chuatsi isolate FFG_IHB_CAS linkage group LG12, ASM2008510v1, whole genome shotgun sequence DNA region includes the following protein-coding sequences:
- the LOC122885692 gene encoding cytochrome c oxidase assembly factor 5, translated to MPKYYEEKEEDNRACAGIREDFKACLLQHDCVVKEGKMPSECLKEGHCKALQTSFFECKRSMLDTRSRFRGKKGY